The sequence GGTGATAtaggaaaacaagaaaaaaagctTATCTAATTGAATATGGTAACTATttgcaagaaaaaaaatgatgctGAATGGAAACTACTCTATATTGTgtaaatctttttcttttttgttctcacTTACCATGATGGGGAAGAAGTCCTCACAATCAATTTCGAGCAAACCGATGCTTAACATCATTGTTATGTATGCAATGCATTTCTAAGGGACGAGCTAAACACCCCATATGCATGGACAAATCAAACTAGCTTGTTCACTCGTTCATAAAGTTATTCTGGTTGAGTGATGTAAATATCTCAAACATATTAAGAGTAGGACAAACGATACAGATGTATAAGAAACAAAAACCTGCACAGCCATTGATGGTCCCGCTTCATCAACACGACCTCCTCTGTCATCAAACATAGCACGCACCTGCTCATGAGAAAAATTGGCGTGGAACATTGGCAAGATATCAGAAAGGGAAAGATACCAAGACCATTGCATGATACAAAATTTCGAGATAAAACATTGGTAATGTGTATAAAAAGGCTGGTAAATAGTCATTTCCATTTTTTTTCCTAGGAAGATCCCTTAATTGTTGAGTAACGAGTTGAATACGAACCTTTCCAAAAGCTGCACCACACACAACAACATCACCCTTCTTAAGGGTTCCATTTTGCACAATAAGTGTAGCAACGGCTCCCTTTGCTTTATCCAGACCTGCTTCTATGACAGTGCCTTTAGCATTTCTTTTTGGGTTGGCTTTCAATTCTTGCAGCTTCAAATTATGAAAGATCTGAATCAGGTACTGAATTCACCGAGAGAACAAACTTTAAATCTGAGACCAAACCTTATACCTCTGCCACAAGCATCACAGTTTCCAACAGTTCATCAACATTCTCTCCCTTAAGAGCACTGATCTGATTCAGGAGACCACGAAACATTCTTAAGAATCATGAAAAATGAatggttattattatttttaagggGGAGAGGGAGGAACCTGAACCATAGGGATGTCACCGCCCCATAATTCTGGCATAAGGCCAACAGAAGAAAGCTCTTGCATAGCTCTTTCAGGATTTGCTCCATCCTTATCTATCTGAATCCACAGAATGAACATGCATGATTAGCTATTTGCATGCCAGATACGAACAACATGTAGCATGACTGAACTAACATGCCTTATTGATAGCAATGACAATAGGCACCCCAGCTGCCTTTGCATGAGCTATTGCTTCATTAGTCTGTGGGCGGACTCCATCATCAGCAGCCACTACAATGATGACAATGTCAGTCACTCTCGCTCCACGTGCCCTCATTGCACCAAAAGCCTGTTTGAATTTTAGACTAGGAGTTAGTTGCATTGAATAACTCACCAGTAACACTCAGTTAAGTAGTCAGCACAATATAACTTTATTCTCAAAAGTACAAAATTTACTTTATACCTAAAACCGAGACCATCTAGAGGTCCTAAAACCAAAAGGGAATATCAGCTGAAAATTCCGATGGCAgaataaaaggaacaaaaaacAAATACCTCGTGCCCTGGGGTATCAAGAAAGACACATGGTCGAGGCTTTCCATCGACTGGCACAAGAACCTTGTATGCTCCGATACCTTGAGTTATTCCACCTGCCTCTGATGCTACCACCTGTAATCATGAGTCAGACTGAAATATTTCAAGAGCTGTGATAGATACATGGAGAATATTTTGTCTATGACTGGTTTGCAAGACACTTGAGCCCATCACTAAGAAATTTGATACAGATAAACATGCAATATAAAGATTCAGAAATTACCCTGCTCTTTCGAATATAGTCCAGTAGTGTCGTCTGTGAATCAAGATTACCAAACAAAGAAATTAAAGGTCTATTTGTACAAGGATTTAACTCTTCGAGTagcttacaaaagaaaaaaaaaactgataCCTTTCCATGATCCACATGCCCCATGATTGTAATAACAGGAGGCCTGTCTTCTAACATGTCCAAGTCCTCTTCATCGAGAACTTCCTTCTTCTTTGCCATCTCTTCCACTCTAACTGGATCAACTTCGATTACTTCCACATCATATTCTTTGCATATCATCTTGACAATGTCTTTATCAAGCGTCTGGACTGCATTAGGCCTAACTCCCCTTGTGTACAAAAATGCAAGAATATCTGCTCCGCTGACAGCCAAGTTATATGCCAACTCCTCAGTCAACATGCCCTCTTTACCCACCTCAAGGATCTCGACTTTAACAGGTTCTGCAGCTTTAGCTGCTTGCAGTCTTGCAGCTTTACGGCTTGCTTTACTCCATTTCCTTCCTTTCCTTGGCTCTGTAACCCCGGGGATCGGCACGTTAAGCTCCGAGGCTTCCTCCTCGGATATCTTCCCATCATCCACCATACGTCTGCGCAAACTTCCCGTGGAACTTGATTTCTTACGACGATCATCTTTGGCTTTGGTTGGTGGGGGCCCTTTTGCTGGCTTCAAAGGGGTTGCTAATATCGCCTCAGCGGCAATTGGATCAATACCTGGTTTCTTGGatgaaaatttatctataagaatcgGTTTCCTTTGCCTCTGGACATCAGGCGTCTTGGCTGCAGGAATGGTAGGTGGAGAAACTGGAGACTTTGCTTGCAACTTTGGCCTGGCTGGTGAAGGCATCTGAGGCTTCAAAGGTGCAATCGGAGGAGCTCCCGACGTATTTGTCACTGTGGTTGTAGAGGAatttttctcctcttcctccttgacCTTTGCTGGTTCTTTAACTGCGTTTTGCACACTAGCCACAGGGTTCCCCCTCCGCCAAACACTCTTAGTTGTATTCGAATTCCTTGTCGCCAAAGTTGCATTCGCCGGCCTACCAGATTTGGAGCTGCCATTGGACACACCAGTGTCCCTGCTATCTTTGCCACCAAATTTGACCGCATTCGCAGTTTCAAGTTTTTCCACCTTATCTAAAACCTCACCAAGAGATTCCATCATTTCCTCGCTGTCTTCCATTGGGGCCGCCGGCTTC comes from Musa acuminata AAA Group cultivar baxijiao chromosome BXJ3-3, Cavendish_Baxijiao_AAA, whole genome shotgun sequence and encodes:
- the LOC135633397 gene encoding translation initiation factor IF-2, chloroplastic-like, translated to MASPASLASLGSARPVSSPGVFEVSSSAVTVRRIHVVSSIRFSSFYGSMQWRVARGRFCKCMVTTNLIEERGIPVSSESTFKVSNSSVSRNDDADLILKPPLKPVLRAPPNGQLDPSNSASSNWSSDKAVREKPAAPMEDSEEMMESLGEVLDKVEKLETANAVKFGGKDSRDTGVSNGSSKSGRPANATLATRNSNTTKSVWRRGNPVASVQNAVKEPAKVKEEEEKNSSTTTVTNTSGAPPIAPLKPQMPSPARPKLQAKSPVSPPTIPAAKTPDVQRQRKPILIDKFSSKKPGIDPIAAEAILATPLKPAKGPPPTKAKDDRRKKSSSTGSLRRRMVDDGKISEEEASELNVPIPGVTEPRKGRKWSKASRKAARLQAAKAAEPVKVEILEVGKEGMLTEELAYNLAVSGADILAFLYTRGVRPNAVQTLDKDIVKMICKEYDVEVIEVDPVRVEEMAKKKEVLDEEDLDMLEDRPPVITIMGHVDHGKTTLLDYIRKSRVVASEAGGITQGIGAYKVLVPVDGKPRPCVFLDTPGHEAFGAMRARGARVTDIVIIVVAADDGVRPQTNEAIAHAKAAGVPIVIAINKIDKDGANPERAMQELSSVGLMPELWGGDIPMVQISALKGENVDELLETVMLVAELQELKANPKRNAKGTVIEAGLDKAKGAVATLIVQNGTLKKGDVVVCGAAFGKVRAMFDDRGGRVDEAGPSMAVQVIGLGSVPIAGDEFEVVESLDVARQTAEACAESLQAARISAKAGETKVTLSSIASAVASGKQSGLDVHQLNIILKVDVQGSIEAVRQALQVLPRDNVNLKFLLQAPGEVSTSDVDLAVASEAIIFGFNVKAPGSVKSYADKKNVEIRLYRVIYDLIDDMRNAMEGLLEPVEEQVPIGTADVRATFGSGSGRVAGCMVTEGKVVKDCGVRVVRNGKTVHTGTIDSLRRVKEDVKEVGAGLECGISVNDFDDWEAGDVIEAFNTVKKRRTLEEASATVTAALVGAGIEL